The Pedobacter roseus genome contains a region encoding:
- the rplW gene encoding 50S ribosomal protein L23: MEILKKPILTEKASALTEKSNRFTFSVSHKANKIQIKAAIEKLYGVTIVAVNTMVVDGKAKSRYTKAGFVSGRSPKYKKAIVTLKDGETIDYYATL; encoded by the coding sequence ATGGAAATTTTAAAAAAACCAATATTAACCGAAAAAGCTTCAGCTTTAACTGAGAAATCTAACCGTTTCACTTTTAGCGTTAGCCACAAGGCTAATAAAATCCAAATCAAAGCGGCTATTGAGAAATTGTACGGTGTAACCATCGTTGCAGTTAACACAATGGTTGTTGATGGAAAAGCTAAATCTCGTTACACTAAAGCAGGTTTTGTATCAGGCCGTAGTCCTAAATACAAAAAAGCAATCGTAACGTTAAAAGACGGCGAAACAATAGATTATTACGCAACCCTTTAA